One Rhodospirillales bacterium genomic window carries:
- a CDS encoding adenylyltransferase/cytidyltransferase family protein has product MTSPENPFVPSSPEDRAASSQKILSVEDIGETIAKPNRQGKTVVLAHGVFDLIHVGHLRHLKEAAELGDILVVTITEDEKVNKGPGRPVFSEQLRAEMLAALEIVDFVGINRHASAENIINTIQPDIYIKGPDYANEDDDITGKISVEQQAVEKNGGRVVFTDDITFSSSTLINQYLDVYDPELQDFLHDARGRDAISQIHTAISAIENMKVLVVGDTIIDDYQYVTPIGKSPKENIIATLHEDREIFAGGVIATAKHVASFCKQVDVISSIGSVNSYEALIEENLPTNLNLTLVERDGAPTVRKRRFVDPTYMRKLFEVYYMEDSPSPKDYEKTINKKIEAVIKDYDVVIVNDFGHGMIMPSTISILCEKAKFLAVNSQSNSGNLGFNLVTRYPRADYVSIDVPEARLALANRHDDIEHLAENLIPERIACDLLAITHGKNGSLTYKSGETPIKIPAFTKSVVDTVGAGDAFLAVTSPVAASGASADIIGLIGNAAGAIAVGIVGHRNAIDKISLLKFLTRLLK; this is encoded by the coding sequence ATGACAAGCCCTGAAAATCCCTTCGTTCCATCTTCTCCAGAAGATCGCGCTGCATCCTCGCAGAAGATTCTTTCTGTGGAAGACATTGGTGAAACCATTGCCAAACCAAACAGGCAGGGCAAAACCGTTGTGCTTGCCCATGGGGTTTTTGACCTTATTCATGTTGGCCATCTCCGGCATCTCAAAGAAGCAGCCGAGCTTGGCGATATTCTGGTTGTCACCATCACGGAAGATGAAAAGGTCAACAAGGGGCCGGGTCGTCCCGTATTTTCAGAACAATTGCGTGCCGAAATGCTTGCCGCTTTGGAAATCGTTGATTTTGTCGGCATCAACCGTCATGCCAGTGCGGAAAACATCATCAACACCATCCAACCAGATATTTATATCAAAGGCCCCGATTACGCCAATGAAGATGATGACATAACGGGCAAAATCAGCGTCGAGCAACAGGCCGTCGAAAAAAATGGCGGGCGGGTTGTTTTCACCGATGACATCACCTTCAGTTCATCCACACTGATCAACCAATACCTTGATGTCTATGATCCTGAACTACAGGATTTTTTGCACGATGCGCGCGGACGGGATGCCATTTCCCAGATCCATACCGCAATATCGGCCATCGAGAACATGAAGGTGCTGGTTGTTGGCGACACCATCATTGATGATTATCAATATGTCACGCCCATCGGGAAATCCCCCAAAGAAAACATCATTGCAACGCTGCACGAAGACCGTGAAATTTTTGCGGGCGGCGTCATTGCCACCGCCAAACACGTTGCCAGCTTTTGCAAACAAGTCGATGTCATCTCATCAATTGGAAGCGTTAACTCTTATGAAGCGCTGATCGAGGAAAACCTTCCGACAAACCTCAACCTGACCCTTGTTGAACGCGACGGTGCACCGACGGTACGCAAAAGACGCTTCGTTGACCCCACATACATGCGGAAACTTTTTGAAGTCTATTACATGGAGGATTCACCCTCTCCCAAAGATTACGAAAAAACAATCAACAAGAAAATTGAAGCCGTCATCAAGGATTATGACGTCGTTATCGTCAATGATTTTGGCCACGGCATGATCATGCCATCCACCATCTCAATCCTTTGCGAAAAAGCCAAATTCCTTGCTGTTAATTCCCAAAGCAACAGCGGCAATCTGGGGTTCAATCTGGTTACACGCTATCCCCGTGCGGATTATGTTTCCATTGATGTGCCCGAAGCGCGGTTGGCATTGGCCAATCGACACGATGACATCGAACACCTAGCTGAGAATTTGATCCCGGAACGGATCGCGTGCGACCTGCTTGCCATTACCCATGGGAAAAATGGCAGCCTGACCTATAAGTCCGGGGAAACGCCGATTAAAATTCCAGCCTTCACCAAATCTGTCGTCGACACTGTTGGCGCAGGCGATGCCTTTCTTGCCGTCACATCTCCGGTGGCAGCATCAGGCGCATCTGCTGATATTATTGGCCTCATTGGCAATGCTGCCGGCGCCATCGCGGTGGGCATTGTTGGCCATCGAAATGCCATTGATAAAATATCTTTGCTCAAATTCCTTACCCGTCTTCTTAAATAA
- a CDS encoding SDR family oxidoreductase, whose protein sequence is MITGGAGYVGAVLTPKLLEMGHKVTVLDLYMYGDGVLEGARQYDGLREIHGDIRDPKAIEAAMEGCDTVIHLACISNDPSYDLDPELGKSINYDCFRPMIKAAKAAGVKRFIYASSSSVYGIKEEPNVHEGLELDPLTDYSKFKALCETVLEEEREPGFTTLTLRPATVCGYSPRLRLDLSVNILTNHAINNGKITVFGGEQLRPNIHIQDMTDLYIKAVEADASEIDGKIWNAGYENHSINKIAEIVRHVIGEAVGIEVTPTDDNRSYHVSSEKIKTEFGFSAKHTIEDAVRDIKDAFDKGLVPDSMTDSFYFNIKRMQEIDLH, encoded by the coding sequence ATGATCACGGGCGGTGCCGGTTATGTCGGCGCAGTCCTGACGCCCAAGCTTTTGGAAATGGGACATAAAGTTACGGTTCTAGACCTTTACATGTATGGCGACGGGGTTCTGGAAGGTGCGCGCCAATATGACGGGTTGAGAGAAATCCACGGCGATATCCGTGACCCCAAGGCGATTGAGGCAGCAATGGAAGGCTGCGACACGGTGATTCATCTCGCCTGTATTTCCAATGACCCGTCCTATGATCTTGATCCTGAACTTGGCAAATCCATCAATTATGACTGTTTCCGCCCCATGATTAAGGCGGCGAAGGCCGCCGGTGTGAAACGCTTCATCTATGCATCTTCATCCAGCGTCTATGGCATCAAGGAAGAACCCAATGTCCATGAAGGGCTGGAACTTGACCCGCTGACCGATTATTCAAAATTCAAGGCATTGTGTGAAACTGTTTTGGAAGAAGAACGCGAACCCGGGTTCACCACCCTGACCCTGAGACCAGCCACGGTATGTGGATATTCGCCGCGCCTGCGACTGGACCTGTCGGTGAACATCCTGACTAACCATGCCATTAACAATGGCAAAATTACTGTTTTTGGTGGCGAACAACTGCGGCCAAACATTCATATCCAGGACATGACGGACCTCTATATCAAAGCGGTAGAGGCTGACGCTTCCGAGATTGACGGTAAAATCTGGAATGCCGGTTATGAAAACCATTCCATCAACAAAATTGCAGAGATCGTCCGGCACGTCATTGGCGAAGCCGTGGGCATCGAAGTAACCCCCACCGATGACAACCGCTCATATCATGTGTCTTCTGAAAAGATCAAAACTGAGTTTGGGTTTTCTGCAAAACACACCATCGAAGATGCCGTGCGCGATATCAAAGATGCCTTTGATAAGGGCCTTGTCCCCGATTCCATGACGGATTCATTTTATTTCAACATCAAGCGCATGCAGGAAATTGACCTCCATTAA
- a CDS encoding transketolase has protein sequence MPTQSNPSLTDDVDALKAVAARIRGNLVKMSHEAKTPHLGSSLSCTDIVTTAYWGVLRLDPKKPRDPNRDRFILSKGHAATTLYTTLNMRGFFPDGLLDSYAKNGSALQEHPGPACAPGIEAATGSLGHGLSIGIGMALSGRIQKQDYRVFALLSDGECNEGSVWEAAMFAAKQSLDQICVIVDYNKWQATGRSNDVLSLSPLREKWEAFGWDAHEIDGHDIGALLDIMGKVPNGSGKPLAIIANTVKGKGVSFMEDDNNWHYRIPTAEEVATAHSELGLK, from the coding sequence ATGCCCACGCAATCCAATCCTTCCCTGACCGATGATGTCGATGCGCTTAAGGCTGTTGCCGCACGCATTCGTGGCAATCTGGTGAAGATGTCCCATGAGGCAAAAACCCCCCATTTGGGTTCTTCGCTTTCATGCACGGACATTGTGACCACCGCCTATTGGGGGGTTTTGCGACTTGATCCCAAAAAACCCCGTGATCCCAATCGTGACCGGTTTATCCTGTCCAAGGGACATGCGGCAACAACGCTGTACACCACACTGAACATGCGCGGGTTTTTCCCCGACGGCCTTCTTGATAGCTATGCCAAAAATGGCAGCGCGCTACAGGAACATCCCGGCCCTGCCTGTGCACCAGGCATCGAGGCCGCCACGGGTTCTTTGGGCCACGGCCTGTCCATTGGCATTGGCATGGCTTTGTCGGGGCGCATTCAAAAACAGGATTACCGGGTGTTTGCCCTGTTAAGCGACGGCGAATGCAATGAAGGTTCTGTTTGGGAAGCCGCAATGTTTGCAGCCAAACAATCCCTCGACCAGATTTGTGTGATCGTTGATTACAATAAATGGCAGGCAACGGGGCGCAGCAACGATGTGCTTTCCCTATCGCCGCTCCGTGAAAAGTGGGAAGCGTTTGGTTGGGATGCCCATGAAATTGATGGCCATGACATTGGCGCATTGCTCGATATCATGGGCAAGGTTCCCAATGGCAGCGGCAAACCGTTGGCCATCATCGCCAACACCGTCAAGGGCAAGGGCGTTTCCTTTATGGAAGATGACAACAATTGGCACTACCGCATCCCCACGGCAGAAGAAGTGGCGACCGCCCATAGTGAATTGGGGCTCAAATGA
- a CDS encoding transketolase: MRNAFAKEMTEIAGNDDKLVLLSGDIGNMLFDNYKKVAPERFFNCGVAEANMMGLASGMAMSGLRPFVYTITPFTTTRVMEQIRVDVCYQNVPVVICGVGSGLSYASLGATHHSCEDIAMLRTLPNMNILCPGDAMEVHACIRAAYAHDGPSYIRLGKKGEPVIHDEIPDLTIGQPLTIRDGKDVSILSVGTMLPTAMEASDILLKSGINAGVTSFHTVKPLNTDTLARAFDTCRLVVTLEEHSLIGGLGSAIAEWVVDQGGITTPLLRIGTPDKFFSEAGEQEYARERLGLDPASVAKTITAKLN, translated from the coding sequence ATGAGAAATGCGTTTGCCAAGGAAATGACGGAAATTGCGGGCAATGATGACAAGCTCGTCTTGCTTTCAGGTGATATCGGAAACATGCTTTTTGATAATTACAAGAAAGTTGCCCCGGAACGGTTTTTCAATTGCGGCGTGGCAGAAGCCAACATGATGGGCCTGGCCTCAGGCATGGCCATGTCTGGGCTGCGGCCCTTCGTCTATACCATCACACCGTTCACCACCACCCGCGTCATGGAACAAATCAGGGTCGATGTTTGCTATCAGAATGTCCCCGTTGTGATCTGCGGCGTCGGGTCAGGGCTTTCCTATGCCTCCCTTGGGGCCACCCATCATTCTTGCGAAGACATTGCCATGTTGCGGACCTTGCCGAACATGAACATTCTCTGCCCCGGCGACGCCATGGAAGTCCATGCCTGTATCCGTGCCGCCTATGCCCATGACGGGCCTTCTTATATTCGTCTGGGGAAAAAGGGCGAACCGGTTATCCATGATGAAATTCCCGACCTGACCATTGGCCAACCCTTGACCATACGCGATGGCAAAGATGTCTCTATTTTGTCCGTTGGCACCATGTTGCCAACGGCGATGGAGGCGTCTGATATTCTATTAAAATCAGGGATCAATGCCGGTGTAACCAGTTTTCACACCGTTAAACCGCTCAATACCGATACCCTTGCCCGGGCATTTGATACCTGCCGCTTGGTGGTCACCCTGGAAGAACACAGTCTCATCGGTGGATTGGGATCAGCCATTGCAGAATGGGTCGTCGATCAGGGTGGAATTACCACACCCCTTTTGCGCATTGGCACCCCTGACAAATTTTTCAGTGAAGCGGGCGAACAGGAATATGCCCGTGAGCGTTTGGGTCTGGACCCCGCGTCTGTGGCCAAAACCATCACAGCCAAATTAAATTAA
- a CDS encoding zinc-binding dehydrogenase produces the protein MKTLAAVLVETGKPLVLAEIEIPALKPGQVLVEIAYSGACHTQVLEARGLRGEDRWVPHCLGHEGTGRVLEIGPEVTKVKPDQQVIMSWIKGSGMEAGGTVYSWEGKYVNSGGVTTFARIAVASENRLMPLTEGLDMRQGIMLGCALPTGMGAVINSGAAQAGESVVVFGVGGVGTSAVFGAIAADCTPIIAVDINPSKLALAAKSGATHTIDASTTDVAEAIKAICPNGVDLAVEATGVPEVMAQAIDAVRAQGGRAVVLGNAAEGKTLTISPKIFNAGKSLIGSWGGDSQPDRDTPRYAALMSNGRIDVEPILSSPYRLADINNALDDLEAGRIGRPLIDMSLD, from the coding sequence TTGAAAACCTTAGCTGCTGTCCTTGTCGAGACTGGCAAACCGCTTGTTCTCGCTGAGATCGAAATCCCGGCCCTTAAACCCGGGCAAGTTCTAGTCGAAATCGCCTATAGCGGTGCCTGCCATACCCAGGTTCTTGAAGCCCGGGGTTTGCGCGGCGAAGATCGCTGGGTGCCCCATTGTCTAGGCCATGAAGGCACCGGAAGGGTTCTGGAAATCGGGCCTGAGGTCACCAAGGTCAAACCGGATCAACAGGTCATCATGAGCTGGATCAAGGGCAGCGGTATGGAAGCGGGCGGCACGGTGTATTCCTGGGAGGGAAAATACGTCAATTCCGGCGGTGTGACAACCTTTGCCCGCATTGCCGTTGCCAGCGAAAACCGCCTGATGCCCCTGACAGAAGGCCTTGATATGCGCCAAGGCATCATGCTGGGCTGCGCCCTGCCCACAGGCATGGGGGCCGTGATCAATTCCGGTGCCGCACAAGCTGGCGAAAGTGTTGTTGTCTTTGGTGTGGGCGGGGTTGGAACTTCGGCCGTTTTTGGTGCCATTGCGGCCGATTGCACACCAATTATTGCCGTGGATATCAACCCATCCAAGCTGGCGCTGGCGGCCAAAAGCGGCGCAACCCATACCATTGATGCATCCACCACCGATGTGGCTGAGGCGATCAAGGCGATCTGCCCCAATGGGGTTGATCTTGCCGTTGAAGCCACGGGCGTCCCCGAAGTTATGGCCCAGGCGATCGATGCGGTGCGTGCCCAAGGTGGGCGCGCCGTCGTCCTTGGCAATGCTGCCGAAGGCAAGACCTTGACCATCAGTCCCAAAATTTTTAATGCCGGGAAAAGCCTGATCGGGAGTTGGGGCGGCGATAGCCAGCCAGACCGCGACACCCCACGATATGCAGCGTTGATGTCCAATGGCCGCATTGATGTGGAACCGATCCTTTCATCTCCATACAGGCTGGCCGATATCAACAACGCCCTTGATGATCTTGAAGCTGGCCGTATCGGAAGGCCGCTGATTGATATGTCACTCGATTAG
- a CDS encoding haloacid dehalogenase-like hydrolase codes for MRIGIDFDNTIVCYDPVFHIAACEKKLIPESIPATKEAVRDHLREIDREDDWTELQGYIYGTRMELAKPFPGIFDFLKQTINRGIDVFIISHKTQFPYRGPQYDLPAAARSWLETNGVFDPEGIGLSVDRAFFEPTKELKLERIGALGCTHFIDDLPEFLAEPGFPPDTTKILFEPGAERPVATPVHRAKSWADITNFLFGPNAGDTP; via the coding sequence ATGCGCATCGGCATCGATTTCGACAACACCATCGTCTGCTACGATCCTGTATTCCACATTGCAGCATGCGAAAAAAAACTGATCCCCGAATCCATCCCTGCCACAAAGGAAGCCGTGCGCGACCATTTACGAGAAATTGACCGCGAAGATGATTGGACGGAACTGCAAGGCTATATCTATGGCACCCGGATGGAACTGGCCAAACCGTTTCCAGGCATCTTCGATTTTCTGAAGCAAACCATCAACCGTGGCATTGATGTCTTCATCATCAGCCACAAAACCCAATTTCCTTATCGGGGCCCGCAATACGACCTGCCTGCTGCGGCCCGCAGCTGGCTTGAAACCAATGGTGTGTTTGACCCGGAAGGGATAGGGCTTTCCGTTGATCGGGCTTTTTTCGAACCGACAAAAGAATTAAAGCTTGAACGCATTGGCGCCCTTGGCTGCACCCATTTCATAGATGATCTGCCTGAATTTCTGGCCGAACCGGGTTTCCCACCCGATACAACAAAGATTTTGTTCGAACCCGGCGCTGAACGCCCTGTTGCAACCCCGGTGCATCGCGCAAAATCATGGGCTGACATCACTAATTTTCTGTTTGGTCCAAATGCTGGCGACACGCCATGA
- a CDS encoding phosphotransferase — MTQSDPRDVAESLARSCNLGKVEHIEEMDGGGNNRLFRMVFKNQTVVLKHYFSDQADKRDRLGKEFSFLQFAWGHKIDILPQPLAKDPDANIALYTMVEGRVMTPDDITDDIMSQTHAFIASLNALRTKKDATDLSAGSESCFSLSDHLTTVDQRMERLSTIDDKSPEGAEARQFVADELIPFWKALSKSTREAATNAGIVLSGAISMADRCLSPSDFGFHNALLDQDGTVRFLDFEYAGWDDPAKLVGDFFNQVAVPVPHSYLDGFTDAIAALTPNPDATKTRVKLLLPIYGCKWLCIILGDFLPVATRRRQFAAAKSPDETAQRQKDQLAKARRKLDVLHKAMALE, encoded by the coding sequence ATGACCCAATCTGATCCCCGCGATGTGGCTGAAAGCCTTGCTCGGTCTTGCAATCTTGGCAAAGTAGAACACATCGAAGAAATGGACGGCGGGGGCAATAACCGCCTATTCCGAATGGTTTTCAAGAACCAGACGGTGGTGCTTAAACACTATTTCAGTGACCAAGCAGACAAACGCGATCGACTGGGCAAGGAATTTTCATTCCTTCAGTTCGCCTGGGGCCACAAAATTGATATTTTGCCCCAACCCCTTGCCAAAGACCCCGACGCCAACATTGCCCTCTACACCATGGTCGAAGGGCGGGTCATGACACCCGATGACATTACCGATGACATCATGTCCCAGACCCACGCTTTTATCGCCTCGCTCAATGCTTTGCGCACGAAAAAAGACGCCACCGATCTTTCGGCTGGTTCGGAATCCTGTTTTTCGCTATCGGACCACCTCACCACCGTAGATCAACGCATGGAACGGCTTTCCACCATTGACGACAAAAGCCCGGAAGGGGCAGAAGCACGACAATTTGTAGCAGACGAATTGATCCCGTTCTGGAAGGCATTATCCAAAAGCACCCGTGAGGCGGCAACCAATGCCGGCATTGTTCTGTCTGGTGCCATTTCAATGGCAGACCGTTGCCTGTCACCATCGGATTTCGGGTTTCACAATGCCCTTCTGGATCAAGACGGCACCGTTCGCTTCCTCGATTTTGAATATGCGGGTTGGGATGACCCAGCAAAATTGGTTGGCGATTTTTTCAACCAGGTTGCCGTGCCCGTGCCCCATTCGTACCTTGATGGCTTCACCGATGCCATTGCCGCATTAACGCCCAACCCCGATGCCACAAAAACGCGGGTCAAGCTTCTCTTGCCGATCTATGGATGCAAATGGCTGTGTATCATCCTTGGCGATTTTCTGCCTGTGGCAACGCGGCGGCGGCAATTTGCTGCTGCCAAATCTCCCGATGAAACGGCCCAGCGCCAGAAAGATCAGCTGGCCAAGGCACGACGCAAACTGGATGTGCTTCACAAGGCCATGGCCTTGGAATAG
- a CDS encoding glycosyltransferase family 2 protein, whose translation MSEKKIELSVVYSFRNEEENIPTLIERTRKALETAVSEFEIIFVNDDSTDESLKLLKQFSDEDSRIRVLNMSRRFGPTECLMAGLKYSSGQAVVFLDSDLQDPPELIPELVGEWHKGADVVHTVRRQRDGETRARTALTSLAYRFINICSDINLPVDAGDFKLLSRRAVEHVLTMKESRPYIRGLIAWVGLHQTVVEYVRHGRYGGTPHFRFYGTSALFQLLNGLTSNSALPIYLMLIFGGLLFVISMALGIAALILTSGPVGGMSTYTFLALFLSMWGTILLALGALGFYISRIDQNVRNRPNYIVKDTIGLDKI comes from the coding sequence ATGAGTGAGAAGAAGATTGAACTGTCTGTTGTTTATTCGTTTCGCAACGAAGAAGAAAACATTCCCACACTGATTGAGCGCACCAGAAAGGCCCTGGAAACAGCCGTTTCTGAGTTTGAGATAATTTTTGTCAATGATGATTCTACCGATGAGTCACTAAAGTTACTCAAGCAATTTTCGGATGAGGATTCCCGCATCAGGGTCCTCAATATGTCGCGCCGGTTCGGCCCAACAGAATGTCTTATGGCCGGGCTTAAGTATTCATCAGGCCAAGCGGTTGTTTTTCTGGATTCGGACCTACAAGACCCCCCCGAATTGATCCCAGAGCTTGTGGGTGAATGGCACAAGGGTGCCGATGTTGTTCATACCGTTCGTCGTCAACGAGATGGCGAAACCAGAGCGCGGACAGCACTGACCTCACTGGCCTATCGGTTCATAAATATTTGTTCTGATATTAATTTGCCAGTTGATGCGGGTGATTTTAAACTTTTGTCACGGCGCGCCGTTGAACACGTATTGACCATGAAGGAATCGCGCCCCTATATCCGGGGCTTGATTGCCTGGGTTGGATTACACCAAACCGTCGTAGAATATGTTCGCCATGGCCGTTATGGAGGGACGCCTCATTTTCGCTTTTATGGGACAAGTGCGCTTTTCCAATTGCTCAATGGTCTGACATCAAATTCCGCATTGCCGATTTACCTGATGCTTATATTTGGCGGCCTTCTTTTTGTGATTTCTATGGCGCTTGGTATAGCAGCATTGATCCTGACAAGTGGTCCAGTTGGGGGCATGTCAACTTACACCTTTCTGGCACTCTTCTTATCTATGTGGGGAACCATTCTTTTGGCTCTTGGTGCTCTGGGATTCTATATTTCCAGAATTGACCAGAATGTGCGGAACAGGCCGAACTATATTGTTAAAGATACCATCGGCCTTGATAAGATTTGA